GACTTTACGGTCCCTTCGCCAGCCGCTGGCCCGAGAGAGACGCTCATATCGTTCGTCTCGCCATCGCCGCGATTCGGGGGAGGCGTTCGACCAGTGCGTGGAGCTGCTCACCATGAGTCCGCGGGCCTCTCAATGCCGCGGGCGATCTGTTGCTGGATGGCGTTCTCCTCGGGAACGAGGATCATCGCCCTTCCCTCTCGGTCATCTTCCGCAGGTGTTCGTCCAGACCATCGGGAGATTCCGTGGCGAGCCGTTCGAGTCGGCGCGATTCGTCAATGATGTGCTCAAAAAGGCGCTGCAGGGCCTCGTCATCGAGCGGGCCGCGATTGAGGTATCGCACGCGTTCCAACACCTCTCGTTCGCGCTCCGGGGAATAGAGGGGCAGATTATGCGCTCGTTTCAGTCTCCCGATCTCGATGACGCAGCGAGAGCGCCGATTCAACAGCTCGACCAATTGTGCGTCAATCTCGTCTATCATCCGCCGCCAATCTTCGATCTCCACGATGCGACCTCCTCAGTCGGGGATTTCTGCAGCTCCTGTCTTCAACCATTGGGCGAAACGGGCAATGCGCTCGACCAGATCGGGCGCTCCCGCGTGGCGCTCGATCTCCTGGACGAGCGCGCTGCCGACCACCGCGGCATCCGCATAGCGCCAACTCTCCCGCACGTGTTCCGGGTGAGAGATGCCGAAGCCGACGGCGATGGGGAGATCCGTATGGCGACGCACGCGTTCGACCGTCGGACGCATCGCTTCCGAGAGCTGCTCGCGCGTTCCCGTCACACCGGTGCGCGAGACAACGTAGATGAAGCCCGAGGACGAACGCGCGATCTCCGCGATGCGCTCGTCCGTGCTCGTCGGCGCGGCGAGGAAAATCGTCTCGATCCCATGCGCGCGCATCAGGCGTCGGAAGTCCTCGGCCTCTTCCGGGACGAGATCGGTGACGAGCACGCCGTCAAGACCCACGGCCGCCATCGTCTTCGCCAAGCGTTCGAGCCCGAATTGTAGGAGGGGATTGAGGTAGCTGAAAAGGACGATCGGGATATCCGACTGCCGACGGACGTCGGCGACGATGTCCAAACAGTCGCGAAGGCGTGTGCCCCGACGCAGCGCGCGCTCCGAGGCCCGTTGAATGACCGGCCCATCGGCGATGGGATCGGAGAAAGGAACGCCGAGTTCGATGACATCGGCGCCCGCGATCTCCAAGGCACGGATCAAGCGTGCCGTCGTCTCCAAATTCGGATCGCCGGCCGTCAGATACGGGATGAATCCCTTGCGTCCTGCTCGTCGCAAGGCTTCCAGTCGCTCTCGAATTCGACTCATGGTGATCCCGTTCCCCTGCGGTCGAGCGCATCGGCGACGGTTTGAACATCCTTATCGCCGCGACCGGAGAGGTTGACGACGAGGATCTGGTCGCGCCGCATTGTCGGCGCCAATCGGCAGACGTAAGCGAGCGCGTGCGCGCTCTCCAGAGCCGGGAGGATGCCTTCCAAGCGCGCGAGCAGTTGAAAAGCCTCGAGCGCTTCCTGATCGCTGACCCGGACGTACTCGATGCGCCCGCGGTCTCGCCAGTAGGCATGCTCTGGTCCGACAGCGGCGTAGTCCAATCCGGCGGCGATCGAATGCGTCAGAGCGATCTGCCCGTCATCATCCTGCAAGACGTAGGTGTACGTGCCGTGCAAAACGCCCGGCCGACCCCCGGCGAATCGCGCTGCGTGTTCACCGAGCGCGTGACCGCGGCCGCCTGCTTCCACACCGATCATCCGCACCTGCGGCTCGGCGAGGAAGTCGAAGAAGAGGCCCATGGCGTTGCTCCCTCCGCCGACGCAAGCGACGAGGACATCGGGGAGGCGTCCTTCGCGGGCGAGGATCTGCTGGCGCGTCTCGCGTCCGATGAGCGATTGGAAATCGCGCACGATCATGGGGTAGGGGTGTGGTCCGAGCACTGAGCCGAGCAGGTAATACGTCGTCTCGACGTACGTCACCCAATCGCGCAAGGCCTCGCTGATGGCGTCCTTGAGCGTGCGACTTCCGGCCTCCACGCCGCGCACTTCCGCTCCGAGTAGTTGCATGCGAAAGACGTTGAGCGCTTGGCGCCGCATGTCTTCCGTGCCCATGTAGATGACGCACTGCAGGCCGAGCAACGCGCACGCGGTCGCCGTCGCCACGCCGTGTTGCCCGGCTCCGGTTTCGGCGATGACCCGCGTCTTCCCCATGCGTTTGGCCAGAAGCGCTTGGCCGAGGGCATTGTTGATCTTATGGGCGCCCGTGTGGCAGAGATCTTCCCGCTTGAGATAGATCTTCGCGCCACCGAGATATTCCGTCAGCCGCCGGGCGAAGAAGAGCGGCGTCGGTCTCCCCACGTAGGCGTGAAGCAGCTCTTGCAGCTCGCGATGAAAATTCGGATCCTCGCGCGCTGCCATGTAGGCTTCGGTCAACTCCTGCAGCGGATGCATGAGCGTCTCCGGGACGAACCGTCCGCCATATGGACCGAAATGCCCTCGGCTGTCTGGAAGCGAGAGGCTCACGACAGTCCTCCTTCGAAAAGAATTGGGCCGTCCGCGTCCTCTCCGCGATTCGAGGATTCATGGACACCAACGGCTCTCGCCGCGGCGATGAACGCGCGCACCTTCTCCGGATCTTTCTTCCCGGGATGCGCCTCTACACCTGTGCACACGTCTACGGCATAGGGACGGGCACATCGAATCGCCTCGGCGACATTCTCCGGCGAGAGACCGCCGGCCAAGATCACTCGCGAGACGAACGACCTCGCGCGCCGCGCCAGCGTCCATTCGAAGCGTTGGCCCGTCCCCCCATATTCGCCGGCGCAGGCGGCATCGAGCAAGATGGCTTGAGCGGGATACGCGGCGACTTCGTGCGGGTGAAAATCGGGGCCGACGCGCACGGCCTTGATGACGCGCCAACGTTGGGCGACTTGCTGACAAAAGGCGGGCGGCTCATCTCCGTGCAGTTGCACGACGGCCAGGCGCACTTCCGAGACAACGTGCGCCATCTTCTCGAGGTCATATTCGTTCACGAAAACGCCGACCGGCGTGACGAATGGCGGCAACCACTCGATGATCGCTTGCGCTCGATCGGGAGTGATGAAGCGCGGACTCTTCGGATAGAAGATGAACCCGAGGGCATCGGCGCCCGCTTCGACGGCGACCAGCGCATCGTCCACATTTGTGATGCCGCAGATCTTCACTCGCACCATGCCTTATCCTGCCGCTCGATCCGATCCTCCGAGCAAAGCGCGAAGAGCTTTGCCCGGATGCGCCGCACGCATCAGATGCTCGCCGATCAAAAAGGCGCGATACCCCACGCGGCGTAATGCCTCCAATTCCTGATGTGTGCTCAAGCCGCTCTCGCTGACCAGCACAACGTCCCGCGGGGCATGTTTGGCCAGCTCGAAAGAGACGGTGCAGTCCACGGCGAAGGTTCGCAGATTGCGATTATTCACGCCGATCAAGCGCGCGCCGGCCGCAAGCGCTTCCTCGAATTCGGCGAGATTGTGGACTTCGACGAGCGCATCCAGCCCCAGGTCCTCAGCGAGTTGGAGCAAATCCCGAAGCTGCGTCGCGTCAAGCAATGCCGCGATCAGGAGCACGGCGTCGGCGCCCGCCGCGGCCGCTTCGTAGACCTGGTAAGGATCGAAGAGGAAATCCTTGCGCAGAAGGGGCACGCTGACAGCGTGTCGGATCATGCGGAGATGTTCGAGCGCGCCCTGGAAGTGATCCTCCTCGGTCAGGACCGAGATCGCCGCTGCCCCGTTTCGCTCGTATTCGCGAGCGAGAGCGATCGGATCGAAGTCCTCTCGCAACACGCCGCGGGAGGGAGAGGCGCGCTTCACCTCCGCGATGATGTTGAGGCGATCTGGCCGAGCGCATGCTTGGAGGAGCGACGGTCGCGCGTTCGGGCACGCCGCCGCTTCCGCTTGCAGTTCGACGAGAGGCTTCTTTCGCTTCGCCGCCTTGAGGCGCTCGACCTTGCGAGCGACGATTTCCTCGAGAAGGTCGCGCATCGCCGTCTCTCGTTCTCTCATGAACGCGCGTCCTCCCTCTCTTCGGCCGACGAGGGCTCGTTCGTCAGAGCGATCAAAGCACGCAGCTTCTCCCATGCGGCGCCTGTGGCGATGGCTTCCGCTGCCATCGCCATCCCCTCGCGCAACGTGCGCGCATGGCCGCTCACGTGAAGACCGGCGGCGGCATTCAGGAGCACGAGATCGCGCGCCGTATCGCGTCGGTCTCCGGTGAGGACATCGCGGATCGTGGCCGCGCTCTCTTCCGGCGACAGCGCGCTCAGGTCGTTGAGATCGCGCAGCGCGAGCCCCACCTCGTGCGGATCGAGGAGGAAGCGTCGGATCTGCCCATCGCGCACTTCCACGACATGCGTCGGTCCAGAGAGAGTGATTTCGTCCATTCCGTCGCTCCCATGAACAATCCACACGTGTTCGGCTCCGAGCTGTTGCGCGGCGCGCGCGAGTTTCTCCATGCCCTGCGGATCGGATACGCCGATGAGCTGACGGCGCACCCCGGCGGGATTGGTGAGCGGTCCGAGCAGGTTGAAGATCGTTCGGATTCCGAGCTGACGTCGCACCTGCGCCACGCGCGCGGTGGCCCGATGGAATCGCGGTGCCAACATGAAACAGAGGCTGATCTCATCTAAGCACCGTTGGACGATCGCCAGTGGCGGATCAATGCGCACGCCGAGGGCCGCGAGAACGTCCGCGCTTCCCGTTCGACTGCTAGCGGCCCGATTCCCATGTTTGGCGACGGGTGCACCCGCAGCGGCGATCACAATGGCTGCCGCCGTCGAGACATTGAAGAGCTTACGACGACTTCCCCCTGTGCCCGCCGTGTCCACGAGATCCGGACGTTCGGATCGAAGGCGCAATGCGTGCGCGCGCATGGTTTCGGCGAATCCGACCAACTCTTCCACCGCCTCGCCTTTCATCGCGAGCGCGGTGAGCACAGCGGCGATAAAAGCCTCGCCGGTCGTCTCAGCGAGCAGTTCTTCGAGCAGCGCGGCCGCTTCCTCGCGTGTCAGATCCTCGCGCCGAAGGAGTTTCTCAAGCAGCGGATGTCCCATAGTCGTTCAAAGATAGAAGAGGCTGAGGCGCGGCAAGCCGTACTGCTCGCGCAGGCGCTTGGCGACGTAGTTGCGAAGCGTTTGCTCATACAGGTCCGGTGGCATGCGCTTCTTGTATTCCCGGAGTTGGCGTTCGCCCTCGGTCTGGACCTCCGACACGCGCTCTTCCGACAAGCTCGACAAGAGCGCTTCATAGAGGATCTGCTCCA
This portion of the Blastocatellia bacterium genome encodes:
- a CDS encoding phosphoribosylanthranilate isomerase — translated: MVRVKICGITNVDDALVAVEAGADALGFIFYPKSPRFITPDRAQAIIEWLPPFVTPVGVFVNEYDLEKMAHVVSEVRLAVVQLHGDEPPAFCQQVAQRWRVIKAVRVGPDFHPHEVAAYPAQAILLDAACAGEYGGTGQRFEWTLARRARSFVSRVILAGGLSPENVAEAIRCARPYAVDVCTGVEAHPGKKDPEKVRAFIAAARAVGVHESSNRGEDADGPILFEGGLS
- the trpA gene encoding tryptophan synthase subunit alpha; this encodes MSRIRERLEALRRAGRKGFIPYLTAGDPNLETTARLIRALEIAGADVIELGVPFSDPIADGPVIQRASERALRRGTRLRDCLDIVADVRRQSDIPIVLFSYLNPLLQFGLERLAKTMAAVGLDGVLVTDLVPEEAEDFRRLMRAHGIETIFLAAPTSTDERIAEIARSSSGFIYVVSRTGVTGTREQLSEAMRPTVERVRRHTDLPIAVGFGISHPEHVRESWRYADAAVVGSALVQEIERHAGAPDLVERIARFAQWLKTGAAEIPD
- the trpC gene encoding indole-3-glycerol phosphate synthase TrpC — encoded protein: MRERETAMRDLLEEIVARKVERLKAAKRKKPLVELQAEAAACPNARPSLLQACARPDRLNIIAEVKRASPSRGVLREDFDPIALAREYERNGAAAISVLTEEDHFQGALEHLRMIRHAVSVPLLRKDFLFDPYQVYEAAAAGADAVLLIAALLDATQLRDLLQLAEDLGLDALVEVHNLAEFEEALAAGARLIGVNNRNLRTFAVDCTVSFELAKHAPRDVVLVSESGLSTHQELEALRRVGYRAFLIGEHLMRAAHPGKALRALLGGSDRAAG
- the trpD gene encoding anthranilate phosphoribosyltransferase, giving the protein MGHPLLEKLLRREDLTREEAAALLEELLAETTGEAFIAAVLTALAMKGEAVEELVGFAETMRAHALRLRSERPDLVDTAGTGGSRRKLFNVSTAAAIVIAAAGAPVAKHGNRAASSRTGSADVLAALGVRIDPPLAIVQRCLDEISLCFMLAPRFHRATARVAQVRRQLGIRTIFNLLGPLTNPAGVRRQLIGVSDPQGMEKLARAAQQLGAEHVWIVHGSDGMDEITLSGPTHVVEVRDGQIRRFLLDPHEVGLALRDLNDLSALSPEESAATIRDVLTGDRRDTARDLVLLNAAAGLHVSGHARTLREGMAMAAEAIATGAAWEKLRALIALTNEPSSAEEREDARS
- the pheA gene encoding chorismate mutase, giving the protein MEIEDWRRMIDEIDAQLVELLNRRSRCVIEIGRLKRAHNLPLYSPEREREVLERVRYLNRGPLDDEALQRLFEHIIDESRRLERLATESPDGLDEHLRKMTEREGR
- the trpB gene encoding tryptophan synthase subunit beta; this translates as MSLSLPDSRGHFGPYGGRFVPETLMHPLQELTEAYMAAREDPNFHRELQELLHAYVGRPTPLFFARRLTEYLGGAKIYLKREDLCHTGAHKINNALGQALLAKRMGKTRVIAETGAGQHGVATATACALLGLQCVIYMGTEDMRRQALNVFRMQLLGAEVRGVEAGSRTLKDAISEALRDWVTYVETTYYLLGSVLGPHPYPMIVRDFQSLIGRETRQQILAREGRLPDVLVACVGGGSNAMGLFFDFLAEPQVRMIGVEAGGRGHALGEHAARFAGGRPGVLHGTYTYVLQDDDGQIALTHSIAAGLDYAAVGPEHAYWRDRGRIEYVRVSDQEALEAFQLLARLEGILPALESAHALAYVCRLAPTMRRDQILVVNLSGRGDKDVQTVADALDRRGTGSP